A region of the Candidatus Delongbacteria bacterium genome:
TTACCGAATGGAAGAAAGAGGATGTTGTTTTCGGTTGGGCACCTGGGAACAGATTAGTTGAATGGGATAAGAGAGTTGTTCTGGAACCTAACTGGGAAGAAGCAGCAGTTAAGGAAAGAAAATCAGGGATTAAGGCAGCTTTTTTCTATGAACCGGAAGACATGAAAAATTATTTAGAATCTGGACAAATGGGTGTTAATTATATTTGGAAAGAACGGAACGTGGACAAAGAAGTAGGTTGGAGGCCAAATGGAGAATGGAGAAGATTTGCTTTGCTTGAGTCAGATGCTCGTGAATTAAATAAAAACGAGATCAGAGCTGGGATACCCGGCGAGATTGAGGCTAACAATGTAAAACTACTTGATGATATAGAATTCTCAGATACTGCAAAAAAAATAGTTGAAGGAGCAAAGCCATCAAATAATGTAAACATTATCTTTGTTTTAGACGGTACAAAAAGTATGGAGCCTTATTTTCCTGCAGTAAGTAAAGCATTATCCAATGCTATCAATATTCTATCTAAGTACTATGAAAATATTGGTTCAGATATAAAATTCGGGGTAGCTGTATACCGTGATGCTGAAGAGGGTAGTGACAAAGAATTTGAATTGCTCCCGTTATCAAAAAATTCTGATATGGTAGGTCAGTGGTTGAATAATACAAGAGACAGAATCTATCATAACCGAGACATTACTTACGATGAAGATTTGCTTCCTGGACTCGAAAGAACGCTGATGGATATGGATATTAATGCAAATGAGACAAACCTGATGATCCTTTTAGGGGATGCAGGAAGTCATGATAAAGATAAATACAGAATAAATAAAATTTCAGAATTATTGGTAAAGTACGACTTCCGATTTTTGGCTTTTAAAGTTAACAAATACAAGGAAATCGCCCAGAAGTTTGAACAGCAATTGATCGAATTGGGAAATATGTATGCACAATCACTTTATAACATAGATAAAAATACACCAGAATTGCAACACATAAAAAAAGAAGAATACAGAGTTGAATATGATCCGGATAAAAACTATCAGAATATAGTAGCAAAAGATGCCACAAGAGAATTTCGTATCTACAACAATGATGAAGGTCAGTTTGATAATATCGATTCACTGGTAAGTGAAATTACCAATTATGTGAAAGACATTAAATTAACTGCTGAAGTAATGCAAAGAGCAACTGAAGCCATAAGAGACGGAAGAACAATAGAAGAGGTATTAGCAGATATTGAATCTTATGGTTTGAAGTCTTCTAACAAGTATTCAGACAGTTTCGGTCCTGGTATGTACAGATATATTAATGGTCTGGGTATTACTACGAAAGAGAATAAGTTTCTTAAAACCGGTGAAAAATATCAGCTATACGAACCTGGTATTTCAGTAGACAAAGTTAAGGGCCAAAAATATAATTTATTCAAAAAACTCCTGTTTGTTTCCAACAGGGAGGTTATAGACCTTCTTTCAAATATTGAGGATCTTGTGGATAATTGTGAAAAAGAAGATCTGTATAATTTCATGTACACTTATGCTAACTTGTACTATGGCGAAAAAGAAAGTAAGGCTGATATAAGTCAGATGCCTGTTGAAGTTTTATTAAAAAGGATTTACGGTATTGCTAATCAAAATTCTCTTCTGGCAAAATATAAAATTGATGAAATTAAAGATCTGACTAACCAAGAGTTCAAAAATATTATGAAAGATGTTGAGGAAAAGTACGAGGAGCTTCAAGCTTTAGCGAATAATGAAAATTATACTTATAGTTTTGAAGTTTCAGAGATCAGGTATTTTTGGATTCCTGAAGATGTATTGCCATAAAAAGTAGGAGATACGGAATAATGAATAGTAATGCAGTTTTTGAAATAAAGGATTTTACAACTAGTTATAATGGTAATGTTAAAATTTATATACCTGAGTTGGAAATTTTTAAAGGTGAGATAGTTGTAATATTGGGAAATTCCGGTTGTGGGAAAACAACTCTTTTTGAAACTCTCGGGTTAATGAAAAGATACTATGAAAATGAAAGTAAAGTAAAAGTTAATATCAACTCGGAATTTTCTGATTTATCCTACAAAGATATCTGGAGTGATAAAGAAAAAATTATCGAGATCAGGAGAAAACATTATAGTTTCCTTTTTCAGGATTCAATTTTCTTTAACAATCTTAAAACGATAAAAGAAAATGTAATATTACCAAAATTATTACAACCTGAAAATTTAAATTCCGATGAAGTAGAATTCGAAAACATTAAAGAAAAGGTCAACGAAATATTCAATGACAATATTACACTTGAAAACAAAGTAAATACCTTATCCGGAGGGGAAAAACAAAGGGTCGGTTTTATCAGAGCAAATTATCCTGAACATCACGTATTTTTTGCAGATGAACCAACTGGAAACTTAGGTGAAAATGATGCAAAAAAAGTTTTTTCTCTCATTGCCAACAATATAAGAAAGAATCAAAATGTAACTGCATTGATCGTTACACATTCAATTGGTCTTGCAAGAGAATTTGCCGATAGAATTATTGTGATGAATAGTTCAGGAACAGTAAAATCAGAAAATGTCCTCAAAACTGAAAAGATGAAAAATGATGTGCGTATTTACAATAATCAAAACACTGTTTTTTCGGATGAAGATATATTAGATCTGATGAATGAATCTGATAACAACAAAATAATCGATGATAAAAATGCATTGATCAAAAATATACCGTTAAAGCATAGAAAACCTTTACAAAAAAATTATTTGAAGATAGTAGCTGATTCATTGGTGGATATAATGCGTTCATTTTCAAAAGAAAAAAGCAGATTTGTACGATATTTGATCAGACCGGAAACTAACGAGAAAGATTTTTTATTCACTAAAGGTAATTTTCTACTCTGGATATTACTGTTTATATACATATCTGCATTTTCAGGTATATTTTATTCGGGTAGATCTTTAGATACTCTCGATGAAAAAATGAATGATCCGTTTTTACTCTGGACAGATCTAAAACTTAAAAATGAGGAGAACATAAATACTATTACTGATTCATTGAATTCTAATTCGGATGATTTTAATATTCTCGGTGTTGATACGTGGGCTAAAACATTTGATTATTTTGTAATTAATGATGATGATACGCTCATCTCAAAATATGCTGTTGGTCAGACCATTGATGCTTCGAGCAGTAAACTTCAAAAACTGATGGATGAAAAGATAATTTATAGAGGAAGAGTATTCAATGACAACAATGATCTTGGGATTATTGTTTCGGATAAATTTTTAAGAAAATTGGGTTATGTATCAAAACATGGTAAAGTTCTGAAGGTTGATTATGTTTATTTAAAAGTCACAATGGACGAAGACCTTAAAGATGTCAGATCAAAAAGGATCCCGCGTGAGATAAAATTTCCTATAAAAGTGATCGGTCAGGCAAAGATACTACCCAACAAATCATCTTTTTTATGCTCAAAAAAACTATTATACGGCCTTAAGAAACAGATACATAAAAAAGATATAATGGAAAATAAGCATTTCTATATGCTTTCAGATTCTAACTTGGATAAAAACCAGCTGGAATCATTTTTCTCTGAGGAGTTCCCGGGTAACGAGTGCTATGTTGTCAAAGTAGAATGTGCACATTCTAAATTAGACACTCTGACTAAAAGTAATGACTATAGCTACACTTTTAAAAACATGAAAACCATGATAACTTATAAAGACTTTGACAAATTTCTGAAAAATATCAGCATTAAGTTTAAGAACAGCAAAATAATGAAGTATTATCCTTTTGAAGTTCCTAACATTACAAAAAAACAGGAAGAGAAATTTAATAGAGATCATTTTACTGGTGTTTCTATCAATGTCATAAATGTAGACAAAATGGAGAAACTGGCCCATTATCTTGCGGATAATTTTCAGGAAGAGATGGACATGGAATATGTAGAGAATATTGATAATTACAATATAGTGGCTAAAATCACACAGGTTCTTATTACTACGATTGTTTTACTTTCAATTTTATTCTCCACTATATTCATATTTCAACTTTTATATTTTGATCTTTATAAGTCAAGAAAGTATATAGGTTATCTGCTTGCAATCGGTGCTTCAGAAAATCAGGTTTCTCTTGTTTATATAAGAAAAACAACGGTTTTTCTTATCCTGGTTATTATTATATCGTTTTTTGTTTCTCTAGGTCTTTATACATTGTACTTATTATGTATTAACTCTTTCAGCCTACATTATTATATGATATTGTTGCCACCTCTTTCGTGGAATCCGATGATACTTATATTATTATCAATAATTTTCAGTTTTATAGGTAGAAGGTTTGCTTTGGAGAAAATATTACTTAATGAACCATCAGAATTGATTTATGACAGAATTGATAACAATTAAATGGAGTTAAAAAATGAGAAAACAAGGATTTATGAAAGATTTGAGTAATGTTGGTAACTTTCTAAAATTGTTCCTTAATCTAAAGTATCGATTTTTTCGATTGGAACTACCTATTGTTCTTACAACATCACTTGTAATTCTTAGTATTGGATTCATTTTATCTCTCATTGACTTTCCAATGAAAGATGTTAAAGCTGAAGATATAGTGAATTATCCTAAAGATGAAGATTTTATGACTGCTAGTAGTTATTTCAAAAATGATACAAAATTTGAAATATTGGATCTCAATAATGAGATAAATATGATCTATCCTGAACTTCTTCAACGATACTCAACGGACACAGACATAGAGAAAATTAAGGACCACATTCAGATTTCTTTAGCAAATAAATTTAAAAATAAAAATGTTATAATTCGAAGAACCGATAACATTAAATTAGACAATTCAAATATTAGCCTTCACTCAGCGAAACTAGAAAACCTTAATGATGAAGTTGATTCTTTAAAAAAGGAAACTAGCAGTCTTGGACCCTTTACAAAAAAAAGATTTGAAAAAAGAATTGATGATTTAATGGCTACAATTAAAGCGGTAGATAGGTTAAATGGCTATATAATCGAGTTAAGCGTTTCACCTGTTGTACACTATGAAAAACTAAATGATTCACAAAGTTTTGAATTTATAGCGGGGAAACTGGTATTAGTTGATTTTTCCGGCACAAAATATAACTGTAAGTTATTAAATCCTAAACCTGTGATTGCTAATTCTTTTTTATCTAAGAA
Encoded here:
- a CDS encoding ATP-binding cassette domain-containing protein, which gives rise to MNSNAVFEIKDFTTSYNGNVKIYIPELEIFKGEIVVILGNSGCGKTTLFETLGLMKRYYENESKVKVNINSEFSDLSYKDIWSDKEKIIEIRRKHYSFLFQDSIFFNNLKTIKENVILPKLLQPENLNSDEVEFENIKEKVNEIFNDNITLENKVNTLSGGEKQRVGFIRANYPEHHVFFADEPTGNLGENDAKKVFSLIANNIRKNQNVTALIVTHSIGLAREFADRIIVMNSSGTVKSENVLKTEKMKNDVRIYNNQNTVFSDEDILDLMNESDNNKIIDDKNALIKNIPLKHRKPLQKNYLKIVADSLVDIMRSFSKEKSRFVRYLIRPETNEKDFLFTKGNFLLWILLFIYISAFSGIFYSGRSLDTLDEKMNDPFLLWTDLKLKNEENINTITDSLNSNSDDFNILGVDTWAKTFDYFVINDDDTLISKYAVGQTIDASSSKLQKLMDEKIIYRGRVFNDNNDLGIIVSDKFLRKLGYVSKHGKVLKVDYVYLKVTMDEDLKDVRSKRIPREIKFPIKVIGQAKILPNKSSFLCSKKLLYGLKKQIHKKDIMENKHFYMLSDSNLDKNQLESFFSEEFPGNECYVVKVECAHSKLDTLTKSNDYSYTFKNMKTMITYKDFDKFLKNISIKFKNSKIMKYYPFEVPNITKKQEEKFNRDHFTGVSINVINVDKMEKLAHYLADNFQEEMDMEYVENIDNYNIVAKITQVLITTIVLLSILFSTIFIFQLLYFDLYKSRKYIGYLLAIGASENQVSLVYIRKTTVFLILVIIISFFVSLGLYTLYLLCINSFSLHYYMILLPPLSWNPMILILLSIIFSFIGRRFALEKILLNEPSELIYDRIDNN